One Cellulosimicrobium protaetiae genomic region harbors:
- the pepN gene encoding aminopeptidase N produces the protein MPGENLTRAEASERAAIVDVQSYEVDLDLTTGATTFASTTVVRFTATEGASTFVDLVAPTVHEVVLNGRSLDPAEVFADSRIALDGLAAENELRVVADCAYTNTGEGLHRFVDPVDGEVYLYTQFEVPDSRRVFTVFEQPDLKATFAFFVTAPAAWQVVSNQPTPAPEALGTKADPTGTGAGDVEVARWAFEPTPRISSYITALVAGPYVVERSELTSSDGRTIPLGVFCRASLADHMDADYVFDKTREGFTFFESAFEHPYPFDKYDQLFVPEYNMGAMENAGCVTFTETYVFRSKVTDAVKERRVVTILHELAHMWFGDLVTMKWWNDLWLNESFAEYASTLATAEATEWTEAWTTFAAMEKSWAYRQDQLPSTHPIVATINDLEDVFVNFDGITYAKGASVLKQLVAWVGKEQFLAGVAAYFRKHAWGNTELRDLLVELEATSGRDLTQWSALWLETAGVNTLRPEFELDAHGRFTTFTVLQSAAADHPTLRPHRLGIGLYDLVDGVLTRVHRVEVDVDGARTEIPELLGLDRPQLVLLNDDDLAYAKIRLDDASLQVATEHLADLADPLARSLVWGSAWDATRDGETPAGDYVRLVLGNIARETESTTIRTTLNQLALAAKSYVSPERRDETLAHVGDVLWSLAQDAAPGSDLQFQLVKFFAHLASTPEHGTVLRALLDGTRTLDGLEIDTDLRWEILEGLVLLGLADDAEIEATLVADSTATGQQSAARARATVPTADAKRAAFDRLVGSEDAPNAIVRATTLGFQHVNDPAALAPLVGPYFDALLPLWEERSYHIAEALVTGLYPAPLATTELRDATQSWLDANPDAAPALRRLVVENLAGVERALTAQAADA, from the coding sequence GTGCCCGGAGAGAACCTCACCCGCGCCGAGGCGAGCGAGCGCGCGGCGATCGTCGACGTCCAGTCCTACGAGGTCGACCTCGACCTCACGACGGGGGCGACGACGTTCGCGTCGACGACCGTGGTGCGGTTCACCGCGACCGAGGGGGCGAGCACCTTCGTCGACCTCGTCGCCCCGACGGTGCACGAGGTCGTGCTCAACGGGCGCTCCCTCGACCCGGCGGAGGTCTTCGCGGACTCCCGCATCGCGCTCGACGGCCTGGCGGCCGAGAACGAGCTGCGCGTCGTCGCGGACTGCGCGTACACGAACACCGGGGAGGGGCTGCACCGCTTCGTCGACCCGGTCGACGGCGAGGTCTACCTCTACACGCAGTTCGAGGTGCCGGACTCGCGGCGCGTGTTCACCGTGTTCGAGCAGCCCGACCTCAAGGCGACGTTCGCGTTCTTCGTGACCGCGCCCGCCGCGTGGCAGGTCGTGAGCAACCAGCCGACGCCGGCGCCCGAGGCGCTGGGCACGAAGGCCGACCCGACGGGCACCGGCGCGGGCGACGTCGAGGTCGCGCGGTGGGCGTTCGAGCCGACGCCGCGCATCTCCTCGTACATCACCGCGCTCGTCGCGGGCCCGTACGTCGTCGAGCGCAGCGAGCTGACGTCGTCCGACGGCCGCACGATCCCCCTCGGTGTCTTCTGCCGTGCGTCGCTCGCGGACCACATGGACGCCGACTACGTGTTCGACAAGACGCGCGAGGGCTTCACGTTCTTCGAGTCCGCATTCGAGCACCCGTACCCGTTCGACAAGTACGACCAGCTCTTCGTGCCCGAGTACAACATGGGCGCGATGGAGAACGCCGGGTGCGTGACGTTCACCGAGACGTACGTGTTCCGCTCCAAGGTGACCGACGCGGTCAAGGAGCGTCGCGTCGTGACGATCTTGCACGAGCTCGCGCACATGTGGTTCGGCGACCTCGTCACCATGAAGTGGTGGAACGACCTCTGGCTCAACGAGTCGTTCGCCGAGTACGCCTCCACGCTCGCGACCGCCGAGGCGACCGAGTGGACCGAGGCCTGGACGACGTTCGCCGCGATGGAGAAGTCGTGGGCGTACCGCCAGGACCAGCTCCCCTCGACCCACCCGATCGTCGCGACGATCAACGACCTCGAGGACGTCTTCGTCAACTTCGACGGCATCACCTACGCCAAGGGCGCGTCGGTGCTCAAGCAGCTCGTCGCCTGGGTCGGCAAGGAGCAGTTCCTCGCCGGCGTCGCCGCGTACTTCCGCAAGCACGCCTGGGGCAACACCGAGCTGCGCGACCTGCTCGTCGAGCTGGAGGCCACGAGCGGGCGCGACCTCACGCAGTGGTCCGCGCTGTGGCTCGAGACGGCGGGCGTCAACACGCTGCGCCCGGAGTTCGAGCTCGACGCGCACGGGCGCTTCACGACGTTCACCGTCCTGCAGTCCGCTGCCGCCGACCACCCGACGCTGCGCCCCCACCGTCTCGGCATCGGCCTCTACGACCTCGTGGACGGAGTCCTCACGCGGGTGCACCGCGTCGAGGTCGACGTCGACGGCGCCCGCACCGAGATCCCCGAGCTCCTCGGGCTCGACCGTCCCCAGCTCGTCCTGCTCAACGACGACGACCTCGCCTACGCGAAGATCCGCCTCGACGACGCGTCGCTCCAGGTCGCCACCGAGCACCTCGCCGACCTGGCCGACCCGCTGGCCCGCTCGCTCGTCTGGGGCTCCGCGTGGGACGCGACGCGCGACGGCGAGACCCCGGCCGGCGACTACGTCCGCCTCGTGCTCGGCAACATCGCCCGCGAGACCGAGTCGACGACGATCCGCACCACGCTCAACCAGCTCGCGCTCGCCGCGAAGTCGTACGTCTCGCCGGAGCGCAGGGACGAGACCCTCGCGCACGTCGGCGACGTGCTCTGGTCGCTCGCGCAGGACGCCGCCCCGGGCTCTGACCTGCAGTTCCAGCTCGTGAAGTTCTTCGCCCACCTCGCGTCGACGCCCGAGCACGGGACGGTGCTGCGCGCGCTGCTCGACGGCACGCGGACCCTCGACGGGCTCGAGATCGACACGGACCTGCGCTGGGAGATCCTCGAGGGCCTCGTCCTCCTCGGGCTGGCGGACGACGCCGAGATCGAGGCGACCCTCGTCGCCGACTCGACGGCGACGGGCCAGCAGTCGGCCGCCCGCGCCCGGGCGACCGTCCCGACCGCCGACGCGAAGCGCGCGGCGTTCGACCGGCTCGTCGGCTCGGAGGACGCCCCCAACGCGATCGTCCGAGCCACGACGCTCGGCTTCCAGCACGTCAACGACCCGGCCGCGCTCGCACCGCTCGTCGGCCCGTACTTCGACGCGCTGCTGCCGCTCTGGGAGGAGCGGTCGTACCACATCGCCGAGGCCCTGGTCACCGGCCTGTACCCCGCGCCGCTCGCCACCACCGAGCTGCGTGACGCCACGCAGTCCTGGCTCGACGCGAACCCCGACGCCGCGCCCGCGCTGCGCCGACTCGTCGTCGAGAACCTCGCCGGTGTCGAGCGCGCCCTCACCGCCCAGGCCGCCGACGCCTGA
- the malQ gene encoding 4-alpha-glucanotransferase, which produces MSEPPQTDLPEPLVQLADAHGVASDFWDFDGSRRQVRASTLVAVLEALGVPASSPEKVAVSLEHSRDDAWRQMLPPTVVVRQGDAVPLPVHVHDGSAVEVWVELEAEPSRHGGQSSGHHAARTPRERRDLGQLDVFVEPRMVDGRRVGRATFEVPADLPLGWHVLHAESEGAQARATLVVTPQRLELPAAVVERRAWGFMAQLYSVRSRASWGVGDLADLADLAWLSAREAGADFVLVNPLHAAEPRTPLTPSPYLPTSRRFVNPLYVRVEDIRETGYLSAADRSLVEWAFDPVRDLDTDPGPIDRDAAWDAKKAALEVVFAAPRSTARQASLDAFRAEQGRGLEDFATWCALADHYGDRDWPPGAYDPHGPTVAALRDQLADRVEFYCWLQWVADEQLRAAQRAAREAGMSVGIMHDLAVGVHPEGADVWAHRGVLATGVSVGAPPDMYNQQGQNWSQPPWHPRALARAGYAPYRDMLRTVLRHAGAIRIDHVIGLFRLWWIPGGARADAGAYVRYDHEALIGILCLEAQRAGAIVIGEDLGVFEPWVRDYLADRGVLGTSVLWFEKTGDGAPLPPEDYRRLALATVTTHDLPPSAGYLAGEHVELRDRLGVLTEDVADVRRAARAERDAMVSFLRERGLVGDDPSERELVEALHRLIRSTPAVLLGVSLADAVGERRSQNQPGTNQEYPNWKVPLGDSSGNVVLLEDLFDSARLRSLAKAMNDAL; this is translated from the coding sequence GTGAGCGAACCCCCGCAGACGGACCTGCCCGAGCCGTTGGTGCAGCTGGCCGACGCCCACGGTGTCGCGTCCGACTTCTGGGACTTCGACGGGTCGCGCCGCCAGGTCCGCGCCTCGACCCTCGTCGCCGTGCTCGAGGCCCTCGGCGTCCCGGCCTCGTCGCCCGAGAAGGTGGCGGTCAGCCTCGAGCACTCGCGCGACGACGCGTGGCGCCAGATGCTCCCGCCCACCGTGGTCGTGCGGCAGGGCGACGCCGTCCCCCTGCCCGTGCACGTCCACGACGGGTCCGCCGTCGAGGTGTGGGTCGAGCTCGAGGCCGAGCCGTCGCGCCACGGGGGCCAGTCGTCCGGGCACCATGCCGCCCGGACCCCGCGTGAACGTCGCGACCTCGGCCAGCTCGACGTCTTCGTCGAGCCGCGCATGGTCGACGGCCGGCGCGTGGGGCGCGCGACGTTCGAGGTGCCCGCCGACCTGCCCCTCGGGTGGCACGTCCTGCACGCCGAGAGCGAGGGCGCGCAGGCCCGCGCGACGCTCGTCGTGACGCCGCAGCGCCTCGAGCTGCCCGCCGCGGTCGTCGAGCGGCGCGCATGGGGCTTCATGGCCCAGCTCTACTCGGTGCGCTCGCGCGCCTCGTGGGGCGTCGGGGACCTGGCCGACCTCGCCGACCTCGCCTGGCTGTCCGCGCGCGAGGCGGGGGCCGACTTCGTGCTCGTCAACCCGCTGCACGCCGCCGAGCCGCGGACCCCCCTGACACCGTCCCCGTACCTGCCGACGAGCCGGCGCTTCGTCAACCCGCTCTACGTCCGCGTCGAGGACATCCGCGAGACGGGGTACCTGTCCGCCGCGGACCGCTCGCTCGTGGAGTGGGCGTTCGACCCCGTGCGGGACCTCGACACCGACCCCGGACCGATCGACCGCGACGCCGCCTGGGACGCGAAGAAGGCCGCGCTCGAGGTCGTCTTCGCGGCTCCTCGGTCCACCGCGCGCCAGGCGTCGCTCGACGCGTTCCGTGCCGAGCAGGGCCGAGGTCTGGAGGACTTCGCGACGTGGTGCGCGCTCGCGGACCACTACGGCGACCGCGACTGGCCGCCCGGCGCGTACGACCCGCACGGGCCGACCGTCGCGGCGCTGCGCGACCAGCTCGCCGACCGCGTGGAGTTCTACTGCTGGCTCCAGTGGGTCGCCGACGAGCAGCTCCGGGCCGCCCAGCGCGCGGCGCGCGAGGCCGGCATGTCGGTCGGGATCATGCACGACCTCGCGGTCGGGGTGCACCCCGAGGGCGCCGACGTGTGGGCGCACCGCGGCGTGCTCGCCACCGGGGTCTCCGTCGGCGCGCCGCCGGACATGTACAACCAGCAGGGCCAGAACTGGTCCCAGCCGCCGTGGCACCCGCGCGCGCTCGCCCGCGCCGGGTACGCGCCCTACCGCGACATGCTGCGGACCGTCCTGCGGCACGCGGGCGCGATCCGCATCGACCACGTCATCGGGCTCTTCCGTCTCTGGTGGATCCCCGGCGGCGCGCGCGCCGACGCCGGCGCGTACGTCCGCTACGACCACGAGGCCCTCATCGGCATCCTGTGCCTCGAGGCGCAGCGCGCCGGGGCGATCGTCATCGGGGAGGACCTCGGCGTCTTCGAGCCGTGGGTGCGCGACTACCTCGCCGACCGCGGCGTGCTCGGCACGTCCGTGCTGTGGTTCGAGAAGACGGGCGACGGCGCGCCGCTGCCGCCGGAGGACTACCGCCGGCTCGCGCTCGCCACCGTCACGACGCACGACCTCCCGCCGTCGGCCGGCTACCTCGCGGGCGAGCACGTCGAGCTGCGCGACCGCCTCGGGGTCCTCACCGAGGACGTCGCGGACGTGCGGCGCGCAGCCCGTGCCGAGCGCGACGCCATGGTCTCGTTCCTGCGCGAACGCGGCCTCGTCGGGGACGACCCGTCCGAGCGCGAGCTCGTCGAGGCCCTGCACCGCCTGATCCGCAGCACGCCCGCCGTCCTGCTCGGCGTCTCGCTCGCCGACGCCGTGGGGGAGCGACGCTCGCAGAACCAGCCCGGCACGAATCAGGAGTACCCCAACTGGAAGGTGCCCCTCGGCGACTCGTCGGGCAACGTCGTCCTCCTGGAGGACCTCTTCGACTCCGCCCGCCTCCGCTCGCTCGCCAAGGCGATGAACGACGCCCTCTGA
- a CDS encoding mechanosensitive ion channel family protein: MLLPLLTPSLVLPADAPPEVANGFDPSNPDDWLEWFVGLPLRILLIVAIGSIVLAVLRRLIRKVSEHIAEGTPTLRSKRLQGVAESGVGTVLLRANPLASARRAQRARTVGSVLRSVANIVVGATIVLMVLTELGVNIAPFLASAGIAGVALGFGAQSLVKDFLSGTFMLLEDQYGVGDTVDFGEVTGTVEEVALRVTKVRGIDGTLWYVRNGEILRTGNKTQEWGRAMVEVRVAYWADVEEVRATLLAAAEDVRADPVLGTYFLEPPEVTGIESMSAEALQLKVQAKTQAAMQWEVARAMRARVRQGLSDARIPLAGAQQVVVLDHSPSVRDDRADDGTDEGPGSSVRDEQAARDRRGAAAAVVQDRTGEAAGPTA, from the coding sequence ATGCTCCTCCCCCTCCTCACCCCCTCCCTGGTGCTGCCCGCGGACGCCCCGCCCGAGGTGGCGAACGGCTTCGACCCGAGCAACCCGGACGACTGGTTGGAGTGGTTCGTCGGGCTGCCCCTGCGCATCCTGCTCATCGTCGCGATCGGCTCGATCGTCCTGGCGGTCCTGCGCCGGCTCATCCGCAAGGTCAGCGAGCACATCGCCGAGGGGACGCCGACGCTGCGGAGCAAGCGCCTCCAGGGCGTCGCGGAGTCCGGGGTGGGCACGGTCCTGCTCCGCGCGAACCCGCTCGCGAGCGCACGACGGGCGCAGCGCGCCCGCACGGTGGGATCGGTGCTGCGGTCCGTCGCGAACATCGTCGTCGGGGCGACGATCGTCCTCATGGTGCTCACCGAGCTCGGTGTGAACATCGCGCCGTTCCTCGCGTCGGCGGGCATCGCGGGCGTCGCGCTGGGCTTCGGCGCGCAGAGCCTCGTGAAGGACTTCCTGTCCGGGACGTTCATGCTGCTCGAGGACCAGTACGGCGTCGGCGACACGGTGGACTTCGGGGAGGTGACCGGCACGGTCGAGGAGGTCGCGCTGCGCGTGACGAAGGTCCGCGGCATCGACGGCACGCTCTGGTACGTGCGCAACGGCGAGATCCTGCGCACGGGGAACAAGACCCAGGAGTGGGGCCGGGCGATGGTCGAGGTACGGGTCGCCTACTGGGCGGACGTCGAGGAGGTCCGCGCCACGTTGCTCGCCGCGGCCGAGGACGTGCGCGCCGACCCCGTGCTGGGGACGTACTTCCTCGAGCCGCCCGAGGTCACGGGCATCGAGTCGATGTCCGCCGAGGCGCTGCAGCTCAAGGTGCAGGCCAAGACGCAGGCCGCGATGCAGTGGGAGGTCGCACGGGCGATGCGGGCGCGCGTGCGACAGGGGTTGTCGGACGCGCGGATCCCGCTGGCGGGGGCGCAGCAGGTGGTCGTCCTCGACCACTCGCCGTCGGTGCGCGACGACCGCGCGGACGACGGCACCGACGAGGGCCCGGGCTCCTCCGTACGGGACGAGCAGGCGGCGCGCGACCGCCGCGGCGCCGCCGCGGCCGTCGTGCAGGACCGCACCGGCGAGGCCGCCGGGCCGACCGCCTGA
- a CDS encoding PTS glucose/sucrose transporter subunit IIB → MSTTGPTTVPGHTPMPVMTRRASSWVPPVTTLAPVRLGRATRVPGPVRTRARHHHDRRTRAAHACCAVAGPRRSGDNLARRLGCCQVHGTPTPRIPRADPTRDSPQETLSMSTPSDQKAQQILEALGGQGNVVDLEPCITRLRVEVTDPQLVDEARLKATGAFGVVRSGRVVQVIVGPEADNLAAELDGLR, encoded by the coding sequence ATGAGCACCACCGGCCCGACCACCGTGCCGGGGCACACACCGATGCCCGTGATGACCCGCCGTGCCTCGTCCTGGGTTCCGCCCGTCACGACCCTCGCTCCTGTCCGCCTCGGGCGTGCGACCCGGGTGCCCGGGCCGGTGCGCACGCGTGCCCGCCACCATCATGACCGTCGCACGCGCGCGGCACACGCCTGTTGCGCCGTTGCGGGCCCGCGTCGATCCGGTGACAACCTCGCCAGGAGACTAGGCTGTTGCCAGGTGCACGGCACCCCGACACCCCGGATCCCCCGCGCGGATCCCACCCGCGACTCGCCTCAGGAGACACTTTCGATGAGCACCCCCTCGGACCAGAAGGCACAGCAGATCCTCGAAGCCCTCGGGGGCCAGGGCAACGTCGTCGACCTGGAGCCGTGCATCACGCGCCTGCGCGTCGAGGTCACCGACCCGCAGCTCGTCGACGAGGCGCGCCTCAAGGCGACCGGCGCTTTCGGCGTCGTCCGCTCGGGCCGCGTCGTCCAGGTCATCGTCGGCCCGGAGGCCGACAACCTCGCCGCGGAGCTCGACGGCCTGCGCTGA
- the ptsP gene encoding phosphoenolpyruvate--protein phosphotransferase, with translation MTGGTQDEARRVITGIGVCPGTVVGPVVLMPAPIEEPAPGLRMGPREDHEAQARRVDAAAAQVAADLQRAADAADGDTRDVLEATAAMAGDPTLAADARRRVLDEHLVPERAVWEAAQEVVRQFTELGGYFAERARDVADVRDRLVAVLTDRPAPGVPEHAEPFVLVAPDLAPSATAALDPARVLAIVTDGAGPTSHTAIVANAKGIPAVVAATGASAALAPEDVVLVDGAAGTVVVHPSAEQVAAARARSQQVRTFDGTGRTRDGHRVQLLANVGDPAGAAPAAAAGAEGVGLFRSEFCFLDREQPPTVEEQVAAYRTVFHEFGGRKVVIRTLDSGADKPLHFLTVDDEENPALGVRGLRTAARWPELLEQQLDAIAQAAAAEEAEVWVMAPMVSTVGETEWFVERCRAHGLDVAGVMVEVPSAALLSGPILARAAFASIGTNDLTQYTMAADRLLGSLAELSDPWQPAVLRLVEATCAGGAQQGRPVGVCGEAASQPVLAVVLVGLGVSSLSMTARAIPDVAALLREVDLDECRRLARLAVEAESAAEARAVVRENLPVLAELGL, from the coding sequence GTGACGGGCGGAACCCAGGACGAGGCACGGCGGGTCATCACGGGCATCGGTGTGTGCCCCGGCACGGTGGTCGGGCCGGTGGTGCTCATGCCGGCACCGATCGAGGAGCCGGCACCCGGGCTCCGGATGGGCCCGCGCGAGGACCACGAGGCGCAGGCCCGGCGGGTCGACGCCGCGGCCGCGCAGGTCGCGGCCGACCTCCAGCGCGCGGCGGACGCCGCCGACGGCGACACGCGCGACGTGCTCGAGGCGACGGCCGCGATGGCGGGCGACCCCACCCTGGCCGCCGACGCGCGGCGCCGCGTCCTCGACGAGCACCTGGTGCCCGAGCGCGCGGTGTGGGAGGCCGCGCAGGAGGTCGTGCGGCAGTTCACCGAGCTCGGCGGGTACTTCGCCGAGCGCGCCCGCGACGTCGCGGACGTGCGCGACCGCCTCGTCGCGGTGCTGACCGACCGCCCTGCGCCCGGTGTCCCCGAGCATGCCGAGCCGTTCGTGCTCGTCGCGCCCGACCTCGCGCCGTCGGCCACGGCGGCGCTCGACCCGGCGCGCGTGCTGGCGATCGTCACCGACGGTGCGGGGCCGACGTCGCACACCGCGATCGTCGCCAACGCCAAGGGCATCCCCGCGGTCGTGGCCGCGACGGGGGCGAGCGCCGCGCTCGCGCCCGAGGACGTCGTCCTCGTCGACGGTGCCGCCGGGACGGTGGTCGTGCACCCGTCCGCGGAGCAGGTCGCGGCGGCACGGGCGCGGTCGCAGCAGGTGCGCACGTTCGACGGCACCGGTCGCACGCGGGACGGGCACCGCGTCCAGCTGCTCGCGAACGTCGGCGACCCCGCGGGCGCCGCGCCCGCGGCCGCGGCGGGCGCGGAGGGCGTGGGTCTGTTCCGCTCCGAGTTCTGCTTCCTCGACCGCGAGCAGCCCCCGACGGTCGAGGAGCAGGTCGCCGCCTACCGCACGGTGTTCCACGAGTTCGGCGGGCGCAAGGTCGTGATCCGCACCCTCGACTCCGGCGCCGACAAGCCGCTGCACTTCCTCACGGTCGACGACGAGGAGAACCCGGCTCTCGGCGTGCGCGGGCTGCGCACGGCCGCGCGCTGGCCGGAGCTGCTCGAGCAGCAGCTCGACGCCATCGCGCAGGCGGCCGCGGCCGAGGAGGCCGAGGTGTGGGTCATGGCGCCCATGGTCTCGACGGTGGGCGAGACCGAGTGGTTCGTCGAGCGCTGCCGCGCGCACGGTCTCGACGTCGCCGGCGTCATGGTCGAGGTACCGAGCGCGGCGCTGCTCTCCGGGCCGATCCTGGCCCGCGCGGCGTTCGCCTCCATCGGCACGAACGACCTCACGCAGTACACGATGGCCGCCGACCGTCTCCTGGGCTCGCTCGCCGAGCTGAGCGACCCGTGGCAGCCCGCGGTGCTGCGGCTCGTCGAGGCGACGTGCGCCGGCGGCGCGCAGCAGGGCAGGCCCGTGGGCGTGTGCGGCGAGGCGGCCTCGCAGCCCGTGCTGGCCGTCGTGCTCGTCGGGCTCGGGGTGTCGTCGCTGTCCATGACGGCCCGGGCGATCCCGGACGTCGCGGCGCTGCTGCGCGAGGTCGACCTCGACGAGTGCCGACGGCTCGCGCGGCTCGCGGTCGAGGCGGAGAGCGCGGCCGAGGCCCGCGCCGTCGTCCGCGAGAACCTCCCCGTGCTCGCCGAGCTCGGCCTCTGA
- a CDS encoding globin — protein MSNGTTTGPATRPATDAVPVRPSRTFYDEVGGHETFVRLVDAFYEGVADDPVMRPMYPEQDLGPARWRLTAFLEQYWGGPTTYSEQRGHPRLRMRHAPFKVNPEARDRWLAHMRAAVDTLDLPPIQEATLWDYLERAAHSLLNTFED, from the coding sequence ATGTCGAACGGCACGACGACCGGCCCGGCAACCAGACCCGCGACCGACGCCGTGCCGGTCCGCCCGAGCCGCACGTTCTACGACGAGGTCGGCGGCCACGAGACGTTCGTGCGCCTCGTCGACGCGTTCTACGAGGGCGTCGCGGACGACCCGGTCATGCGGCCGATGTATCCCGAGCAGGACCTCGGCCCGGCGCGCTGGCGCCTCACCGCGTTCCTCGAGCAGTACTGGGGCGGCCCGACGACGTACAGCGAGCAGCGCGGGCACCCGCGCCTGCGGATGCGGCACGCGCCGTTCAAGGTCAACCCCGAGGCGCGGGACCGCTGGCTCGCCCACATGCGGGCCGCCGTCGACACCCTGGACCTGCCGCCGATCCAGGAGGCGACGCTGTGGGACTATCTGGAGCGCGCGGCGCACTCGCTCCTCAACACCTTCGAGGACTGA
- a CDS encoding acyl-CoA thioesterase produces MLQLEQVGDGDGSAADPDHFRGVSVHQPTGRVYGGQVLAQAVLAAGRTVPEGRLPHSLHGYFLRPGGLDVPIDLAVERLRDGRSFSARRTHAIQHGKPILSMIASFQEDQGGIEHSSPMPDAPAPEEVPSALDVLGGIDHPIARFWSHHSAFELRHVGGSLYLGPDHEPKDHQMVWMRARGDVGDDQLLHRALMAYACDQVMLEPILRQSGTSWVTPDLSIASLDHAMWWHRDVRVDDWLLYVQSASSAQGGRGLGAARVFAQDGTLVASIAQEGMVRLPAL; encoded by the coding sequence GTGCTGCAACTCGAGCAGGTCGGCGACGGGGACGGGTCGGCCGCCGACCCCGACCACTTCCGCGGCGTGAGCGTGCACCAGCCGACGGGTCGGGTCTACGGGGGCCAGGTGCTCGCGCAGGCCGTCCTCGCGGCGGGGCGCACCGTCCCCGAGGGCCGGCTCCCCCACTCGCTGCACGGCTACTTCCTGCGCCCCGGCGGCCTCGACGTGCCGATCGACCTCGCCGTCGAGCGGCTGCGCGACGGGCGTTCGTTCAGCGCGCGCCGGACGCACGCGATCCAGCACGGCAAGCCGATCCTGTCGATGATCGCCTCGTTCCAGGAGGACCAGGGCGGTATCGAGCACTCGTCGCCGATGCCCGACGCCCCCGCGCCGGAGGAGGTGCCGTCCGCGCTCGACGTGCTGGGCGGCATCGACCACCCGATCGCGCGCTTCTGGTCGCACCACTCGGCGTTCGAGCTGCGGCACGTGGGCGGCTCGCTCTACCTCGGTCCCGACCACGAGCCCAAGGACCACCAGATGGTGTGGATGCGGGCGCGCGGCGACGTCGGCGACGACCAGCTGCTGCACCGCGCGCTCATGGCGTACGCGTGCGACCAGGTGATGCTCGAGCCGATCCTGCGGCAGTCGGGCACGAGCTGGGTCACACCCGACCTGTCGATCGCGAGCCTCGACCACGCGATGTGGTGGCACCGCGACGTGCGCGTCGACGACTGGCTGCTCTACGTGCAGTCGGCGTCCAGCGCCCAGGGCGGACGCGGGCTCGGCGCCGCGCGCGTGTTCGCGCAGGACGGGACGCTCGTCGCGTCCATCGCGCAGGAGGGCATGGTCCGTCTCCCGGCGCTGTGA
- a CDS encoding DNA topoisomerase IB: MRLRRVSVTSPGYSRRPKGEEWVFLDVEGLPLTDDDEVARCARLAVPPAWQDVWICRYPNGHVQAFGRDAAGRGQYLYHEQWQARRARRKHDHVLDVGRRLPAARRRVARDLAEPGIGREKVLALAFRLLDLAYFRAGGEIYAQQNRSYGLATIRKEHARVRRDGSVHFHYPAKSGQVRDVVVDDPVVAELTTTLKRRRGGVELLAWREDGADGHAAWHDVTSADVQAGIKERLGDDATPKDFRTWHATVLAARALADAGAAPASDRARRRVVTGIVKDVAEELGNTPAVARSSYIDPRLFDLWERGETIGSTRSQTRAEREVLELLA; the protein is encoded by the coding sequence GTGCGACTGCGCCGCGTGTCCGTGACCTCCCCCGGCTACTCCCGCCGCCCGAAGGGCGAGGAGTGGGTGTTCCTCGACGTCGAGGGGCTGCCCCTGACCGACGACGACGAGGTCGCGCGCTGCGCGCGGCTCGCGGTGCCGCCCGCGTGGCAGGACGTGTGGATCTGCCGCTACCCGAACGGGCACGTCCAGGCGTTCGGCCGCGACGCGGCCGGACGAGGGCAGTACCTGTACCACGAGCAGTGGCAGGCGCGCCGGGCGCGGCGCAAGCACGACCACGTGCTCGACGTCGGCCGTCGCCTGCCCGCCGCCCGGCGCCGGGTCGCGCGCGACCTCGCCGAGCCCGGGATCGGCCGCGAGAAGGTGCTCGCCCTCGCGTTCCGGCTGCTCGACCTCGCGTACTTCCGTGCGGGCGGGGAGATCTACGCCCAGCAGAACAGGAGCTACGGCCTGGCGACGATCCGCAAGGAGCACGCCCGGGTCCGCCGCGACGGGAGCGTGCACTTCCACTACCCCGCGAAGTCGGGCCAGGTGCGCGACGTCGTCGTGGACGACCCGGTGGTCGCCGAGCTCACCACGACCCTCAAGCGGCGGCGCGGCGGCGTCGAGCTGCTCGCGTGGCGCGAGGACGGCGCCGACGGGCACGCCGCGTGGCACGACGTCACGAGCGCCGACGTCCAGGCGGGCATCAAGGAGCGGCTCGGCGACGACGCGACGCCCAAGGACTTCCGCACGTGGCACGCGACCGTCCTCGCGGCGCGCGCGCTCGCCGACGCCGGGGCGGCGCCCGCCTCGGACCGGGCACGGCGCCGGGTCGTCACGGGGATCGTCAAGGACGTCGCGGAGGAGCTGGGGAACACGCCCGCCGTCGCGCGGTCCTCGTACATCGACCCGAGGCTGTTCGACCTGTGGGAGCGCGGCGAGACGATCGGCTCGACGCGCTCGCAGACGCGCGCCGAGCGCGAGGTCCTGGAGCTGCTCGCGTGA